One Coffea eugenioides isolate CCC68of chromosome 2, Ceug_1.0, whole genome shotgun sequence genomic window, TTGATTGTTTATCGACTTAATTCTATATTAAATGTTGGATTATTTTTTCTATACGCCTGTATAAATTTCATTACCCCAGCTAGCAAATTTAGATGTCTGTCACATAATTTTTGTTTACATTTTTAAATTTGCTTTTTTATACATTCGGCGTGCATTTAAATGTATCGGCGTAGAGAAATTTTCTACGTTGAAAGTGCATAAAATATGAATCCTTTTATGTTTAGGTTTTATTTGATGCGTTGGACATTCACCCAAAGAGGTTTCCTTTTGATGTTTGAAGGAGTGAAGGAATTTTGATTTAACCAAGCTGAAAAACTTTAGGCAAATTAACACTATGTTTTGCTGCAATGGATAAAATGGTAAAATgtaaagtctttttttttttttttttgcataaattGCCAATGCTAACGCATGCAGTCCAAGATTATTGTAATTTACTATAGAAATTCTATAAAAACTGAGTCATTTTTGAACTGaatcatatttatttttcttctaaaaAAGTAGGATCTGAGCCATTTTTGCCACTTAAAAAGTGAGATATGACCTTTTTGTACATAAAAATTGATTGAATGTTGGTCACCTAATAAAATGATTGAATAGTGGTCACATGATAAAAAATGATTGAATATTGGGTATATATATGATTatgaaaaatgcaaatgaaGTTTTATTTGAAGATTTTGAGATACAGTAAAAATCTATAAACTAGTATTTGATAAATTAATAACTTctatcaaataataaaatttttcgaTCCTGACTTGGGCTAACGAGCTAAATTgataattttgataaaataataagataattttttttttaaaaccttaCATAACCATTTAGTATCATTcatatcataaattaataaaattacatatcatattTTCCTAAACTACGAGTTAAAATATGAGTCTATTGttgtttttttccccttaaaattTAAATCTAAATTTTTCTAAACTTGAGACCTTTGAACTTTAGCCTACTTTTATTAATagaataattcatatttttataaaaataaaattaaatgaggtatttttttaaaattgtaaGTGCACTAATTTATCAATTAATTAATATctctttaaattaataaaatttgtaTCGTTCTAAAATTATTAACCTATAGAGGTTTTAAATTTGACTCTCCTTTGGAATATTGGTGcctcaattttattttattttctaaaatttggCCCATAGTTATTCCAATCACAGTTGGGAATTAATAATAATGTTTGGTGTTCTCTGAGGGCATTGCATTTATGAATATGTTGGCAATGGCAGATTGCGGTGGTACAGATTGGGGTGTGGTCTCAGTTATTTATCTAATTGTTGTTGAATTTGTTAATTTTCAAgggtaaaataataataataaaaaaaattgtttggcAAAACTCAGGGGAGGTAAATACAATTAATCCATAAAACGCCCCGACCTCTGGCGTTTTCCAGCAGCCTGAAGTTCAGCAGAAAGGGCTTCCTTTCTTTCCCCAGATTCGTCATCTGAGCAACCTGCAGTTCAGCAGAACCCTGACCTCTGGTGTTCCGGTGCCCTTTTTGGAGGAACACTGAGAACTAAGGTAAGagttttaaaagtattttttctTGTACATGCTGTTACGGACTAGTGAATTCAAGAGACGAAATAAAACCATTTACCTTTTGATTGTTTGATTTTATGTCTTTTTGGGTCGTTTGCAAAGGTTGCTATTGAATATAAAAACCATTGAATATGTTTTCCAGCCGTGCTCGTTTGCTTGTTATGATCAGCTTATTTGTTTGCTTCTGATTATAGCTTATTTGTAAACTAAAAGCTGTTTTGGGGTGTTgtaattttgcttttgatttcTCCTTTTCGTTTATTAAGTTGAAAACATAAAAGCTTAAACTTTTTTGTTTAAATAGCTTGTCTTTTCGTGAATTAGGCATTTTAATGGATTAAGCAAACAATAGCCTGCCCGGTGTTCTGATAACTCCATTTTGTTTTATAATCCTGTAAGCAGCAGATACGTGCATTGACATCACGAGTTTCTCACCACAAATAGACTTTTACGGTAAAAATTTTCAAGAGAATATGTATCTCTAAAGTTTCAGTACCATTTAATCTGCAATCAGTTATTTGATATCATCGTTGTGAAGAATGCACAAATCACTGACTTAGAGCCTgttcttgaaaaattttgaaaagctAAAACTATTTACATCATCACCTTCGTGACTGGTTTCTGGAGTCAGCCTCAAGTACAGTAAAAGCAGATATTCTGTAGAGTGTGTAATGTGCATGTGGTGGTTGGAGTGCAAAAGTTGTGTTTGTTGTCCAAAAATTTGGTAAATACTGATACTTTCTGTTTGGTGGTTAATAGTGGTGACAAATATTTACAAGGTGGTGGCGTTGTATATTCTATTTAGTGGTTATTTTGTGTGGTAAAGCATCCAGCTCCCGGTCTTGTGGAAGGTAGTGTCATGCTCAAGTATGTGGTGCTTTATGGCAGAGCCTCCAATTCTTTCTCATATTGTGTTGCTGTGAAGTTTGAACATGGAAATTCTGTATTTATTTGATGGTTACATAGGACCATGTATGGTCATAAACCAGTTTTGTGGTTAGCTGCCAGCATTGAACATTGGAATATTTTATGAGTTAGTATTGTATTTGAGAGTTTCTTTTGAagtatgaaagttgtagctttcAATAATCCTTTAAGTAGCCTATACATTTCGTGTTTACTTATTGAGATAATGCactaaatcaccaaatttgatagTTAAGTTGATAGAATGTTGTAGATAGGTTTAATGAATAGATGACTGCATAGTCAAGGTGGTATCCATTATAGTTATGAGCTCCTTTATTGAATCCATGAGTTTTTCCTGTCATCGAAATTTGTCCATTACTTTGATCCATTCCCAAACCATTCATATTTTTGTAGCCTATGCCTTTTTAATCCTTTCTTCCTATTGAGCTCTAGAAGTAATATTTTTATGTTAGACATGAAACATAGCTGTTTGTAGTCATAAACTCCCTTATATTTCAAGGTTTTATACTCTTGATGTGTTTGATCACTtatttccttgttatttttaaTTAGATTGGTGAAGAGGATAGTATGAAGTCAGATGAAGCTTCAAAAAAAGCATCACTCCGTCCGCTGGTGAAGTTTAATAAGGCATTCAAATTGGTAACTTTTTCTCAAACTCTTTAACATTGTTATATGTTAATCGAAATTCGTTGGCATATGTCCTCCATTTGTGACGAGACCTAAGGTAAGGCAATATGGTTGTTCTCACTCCATTTTCATGGGCATTTGAAATTTATGTTGTTTAATTATGCATCAAGGGAAAACATTAAAATGATTGCATCCTGATATTTCTATTGAGCCATGACATTCACAAACGTAATTTTACCAGTTCTGCTCCAAGTTCCTTGTTTGCACTAAAAATCTGTAATTTCTTGATTTAACGCAGTTAGGTGCCAATTTGTGGCTCGCTTATTAGTTATTAACTACTGTGTACTATGTACAGGAATTTTAATACCATGTAGTGATTAATCTATTGCTTACATGCAGGCTGAACAATGGGTTAATAGTATGAGTCAATTGGAGGATGAAAAATTTGCTAAAGTAGAGGTTCGGCCTTCCAGGTGAGTATATCAAACACCACCATTTCTATATCACTTGAGCTGAGAATTTACCATGTTAGGATCCTGTAGGCTTGGGGTTGGTGCAGCAGTTGCCCGTGAATCCAAAGTCGTTCAGTCAAATGACCCGATTGAAAGAAGATTACGTGCTAAATTGGAATCTCATAAGAAGAAAGTTGTCAAGAATGCTGAGGAACCTGGAGGGCCTACACTGAATGGAAATTCTCAAGAAGATAGTGACGACGAGGAACTAGGGAGCAAAACAAAAGCATTTGTGAAAAAGAGGCCTGCTGATTGGACTTTATCTCTacaacaaggaaagaaaaaacttAAGTAACTCTGTGGATACAGTAGGACTGTCTGAATCAGACCTTTAGTTTCCTCACACATATATAGCTAAAAGGGGGTTCTAGGTTTATTCCTGACTTTGGTTATTTTAGTGCACAAGATCCTTTTTCATAGGTTGTGCAAAACTTCAAATCAGTATACGCCTGGGGAACTGCCTTTCAAGCCAACTGCAAGTGAAGAATGCGAGCTTCCTGTTGTAGTAGAGGAGAGAAGCTATAAGCTGGTCATCTTTTTAAGTTGATCCTAATCATTCTATGAACTTGAACCGGAACCTGAGGCAGCGTGTCTGCAATTACTGCTGGGAGGTCTATTCTATTTACTGTAGGTCCTTTAGTGGCTAATCTACTTGCCCTTGTTATGTTGCAGCTTCTCTTAAGGAGTCGCTTTTGGTCCTGTTGTTAAAATTAAGAGAGATATGTTGATACTTTTTTCAAGGTTTGACCATCTTTGTTAATCTTCGAAAGAACTTATTAAAGATTTTAGTGTCAAAAAATTTCAAGTGTGATCATGTGTTTGGGTGATTTAGAGACGTTCATCTCAGTTGTAAGGCAGGTGATTAGAATCTAGAATACGTTTGGAAACCATTGTCAGCAGGGTGAAACTTGTTTCCTGAATCCTGTGTAATGAgacaaaggaaaaggaaaagttgaATGTAATACATCGGTTGATTTATTATTTCACAAGAGATTATGAGCATTGTTGTGCGTTCTTCATTTAGTTGAGGAGACTCTCCTTTATGGAATCCTCATTTGACCATTATGATTTCAACTTTTGCTTCTGTTGGAGGGACAGAGTGCAGTAGGTGGTTGATGCTTGAGGGAAACTGCTTCGGAGTCTCACATGGTGTCTGAGCTGAATACTTGCCTAGTGGCTATGTAATTGAGAAGGTTAAGTGGGGAAATTATTGGAACAACTTTCCCTACCTTCTTCTGTTTTGATAAATAGAAATGCATGGATGCATAAATCAAAAGGAGTTAACACTTACGAGTCATCCTAGGAAAGAAACACCACCATGATCTCTTCTAAGAGGAGTAGGGGCAGAGCATGATGAATAAATAACAAAAGGTTCCATTTCCACTGCACTCAGCAAACCGAAGATCAATTTCCAGCTGAGTAAAGTAAACTACTTAGGTCCATGAAGAGTTTGAATTAAATGATGACTGATGGATTTCTGTGCAGTACTTCATTCGCTAAAGCAAGCAAACAAACATTATTGTCATATACATGTACACTCAGCTAAACCCTGTATTTCCAACTTGCAATGGGTAGAGAAGTGTTCTCATTATCTTATGTAAGCTGGTAACCTGAAATACAGCATCATGCAAGTAAATCTAGACATTTCTAGATTGAATTGGAATCAAAGAGGCTTTCCAAAACTGGCATGCAGCCAATAATATGTTGAGAACAACGGTGCCAAGAAGTAATACTAGCATCAAGTTGTACGAGTCCTCAAAGGAAGTTTGTCCAGAGCGCAAGGATGTATTCAGAATCTGtcgtactttttttttttttttgtttaaatcaTTGTTTATTTCTTAGTATGAGTTATTACATCCTCAAGTCAAAAGTTTGTGACAGCAAGAATGGCAATTCAACAAGAGTAAGCTATTTGCAGAGACAGAGAGAGTTAAAGACAGAAATTTTCACACAGCTAGATACAGCACGCCTATCAAAAGCACACCAACCTCTACAACTCTACACTTTCTAGAGAATGTCGTATTAATAAAGTCAGATCCAATGATCACCATATCAACTCTCCAACCCAATTCTGCCATAATCCACTAGCACTTTTGCCTTCTCATGAGCTTGCATCAAAAGATGTTTCACATAAGAGATCCTCTATTTCTGTACATCTTCTGCCACAGAAGGCTTCCATGCTAGTCTCTTAGCAGAATATAGGCTGAGCATAATCCTTTAGGTCTCGGAAATTTAGCATGAGGTAAAAGATCACCAAATGTGAACCTTCATTAGACCACCAATCAGAGCTAGAGGCAGCATAACTGGAAATGTGGGTTAACCGGAAAAAAAGGACATTTTACTGCCTCAGCAGACTGAAGATCAGCTTCTTTTGCATTAGCTCAGTAATAACGTCAATTATACTTTACAGGTCAACTTTACGAACTTCAATCAAATCAGCTGAAGATGATAGAGAACCATTTTTCAAATCATCATAGATGAAGCTTGAAACCGTGTCCTCTACCAATTTGTCAAGAATGGCCTCTTCCATTTCCGTACCAATGTGTTGGATATCTAATCGAACATCTATCCATTTTCTGGACTTAGCCATGTCCTTGTTGAGAAGCTGATCCAAAGATTGAGGCGACGGGTCTTGCTGGAGGTGCCACTCAACTCCTTCCCATATCTCCTGAATAAGTGTCATCCTAGTTGGGACAGGCCGAATGCTCTGTTTATTACTCGACATCGACAGGAAACACCCAAAATAGCGGTCACATACCTCCTCCAGTACTTCGTTAATACAATCAAAAAGTAGCTTTTGCTCATGATGAGACCGGCTGGAAAACAGCTCCACTTCATCATACAATGTCGAATCAAGaattggagatgaagaaagcCACTTTAATAGATATTCATCCCAGACCAATCCTGAACCTAGTAACACCGCTTCTACATATTCAAATGCAGATTCTTCATCATTCAAAGAAGTCTGCATACACATCCCTTGGTCACTGGAAGACCTCCACTcctcaaaatgaatttgccgtGGTTGAATTTCTTGTTCAACTAAGAAATCAAAACATCCTTATATCAAATATGATATGGAAGTACAACTGACCATAAATCAAATAAATCTGTAGTTCATAAAATCTAATTAAGTGACCTAACCTGGCCTACGTATGGTCCTTGCTGGACTGATATCATCTTCAATAAACAGTGGTTCGAGAACAGAAACAGGACTGGGTCTGTCTGTTCTATCAATTGCACCCTCAAAATCTTCAACTTTTATAGTGACTGAGCAGTGTGAAGGTGATGCTGAAGGAGAAGGCAACATTTGACACTGCTCAAACGATTCCTGCAAAACAGAACAAGCATTTAGGCCTGTATAACACGCACAGCAGGGACACTACAAGAGTAATAAGATATTATGGCCAATTGTCATCAGATGTAAATTACGATTCTCATTtcaagaagacatcatcaagaACCAGGAGATTACCATCTCCATTGACTGTGTCAACCCTTCTTGATGATATTGTACAGCAATATCACAGTTTTGATCATCTTCTGTACTGTAAGAGCTACTTGATTCATGAGCAGCATTTGAATTCTCATAGCATTCACGGTCGCCTTTAGTTGTTTCTTCAAATCCTGTAGCTCCTGCATAGGATTTATCTACCACATGATGAAATGAAGACTACGAATTGCTCATATCCAAtctcaggaaaaaaaaaaattagaggcAAAATACCTTCAGATACCATTACATCTCCACCTGAAGACAGCGCTTCGCCATCCAAATCAGTATGATGGTGCACACAAGACAAACTCCTACTTGCTTCTGGAGTTTCTACTTTCTGATCAAGACTGGCATTACTGGTGCTAGGTTCAATCTCTGAGCAGTACTTTAATGAACTTGAGGGTTTCCTAAGATTTTCTTCATCAACCTGATCTGTGGTCTCATTAGCAATCTCAATACCACCATGAGAAAACAGTGTGCTTTCAGTTGTTACAGAGCTGTCCTCAGTGCCCTTCCTAGGGCTGCTGTTGGCAGAAGAATTGTAttctgaaaaagaaagaatcctACCCAAGGATTTTGGTAGCTGCTGACTGATTAGCTCTGTATCATTATGCCCACTGCTAAGCATCTCCAAGAGGTGCTTCTTGGCCTCGAGGTAGATGTTAGCAACTCCCGACTTGGTATGCACAGAGGTATCTTTCACTGTATATGGGTCAGCATCGTTTGGTTTGCCGATTTTATCATCCCGATTTAGATTGATGGAAGGTTTGGCAAACCTTTCAGTATAGAAGTGGTTTCTGTTTGGAGACCGCCACCCTAAATTTTCTCCTCCAATTCCCTTCTCAAAATCATGTCTCTTTTGATGCTCTGATAGAGTTCTATGAGTGATTCCATCAGGAGAGGTCCCCTGCCTTTCTTTTCTGATAGCATGCTTTAGTTTCCGTTTGATTTCAGTGAAAGAGAACTGGCTTCTTTCTCCCTGGATCTTAAC contains:
- the LOC113761935 gene encoding uncharacterized protein LOC113761935; the encoded protein is MKSDEASKKASLRPLVKFNKAFKLAEQWVNSMSQLEDEKFAKVEVRPSRLGVGAAVARESKVVQSNDPIERRLRAKLESHKKKVVKNAEEPGGPTLNGNSQEDSDDEELGSKTKAFVKKRPADWTLSLQQGKKKLK
- the LOC113761449 gene encoding uncharacterized protein LOC113761449 isoform X1: MAKRSQRRRLRYEKDQTGCISGLISIFDFRHGRSTKKLLPDRRKGSRKAASAGSSQTGLVSPDSDGNCQDSEDGRESGIASVDTLKTSVKKLMEEEMVNEQDPNKQSSDSEMGHPEHGCHTRKDRQHRKKASKRSNDINICDLDVMKDLGTDKSGDQVDGQKTSDKIDFEIIMHLLHDHFDVPSDQASAVDEGKLSAAIKIFIDQNSSNIKHSRDNGQVQESTESMDALNRLSLEKDLLLKLLQDPNSLLVKQIKGLESAHLEKGLLHSNSLPRSGFVEDKLSHSKTDDLINHKQHRNFFRRRSKSQESFPSMGSDKCQSSSKIVILKPGPATLQQQNTEIHISTSMQFHNPEGVKIQGERSQFSFTEIKRKLKHAIRKERQGTSPDGITHRTLSEHQKRHDFEKGIGGENLGWRSPNRNHFYTERFAKPSINLNRDDKIGKPNDADPYTVKDTSVHTKSGVANIYLEAKKHLLEMLSSGHNDTELISQQLPKSLGRILSFSEYNSSANSSPRKGTEDSSVTTESTLFSHGGIEIANETTDQVDEENLRKPSSSLKYCSEIEPSTSNASLDQKVETPEASRSLSCVHHHTDLDGEALSSGGDVMVSEDKSYAGATGFEETTKGDRECYENSNAAHESSSSYSTEDDQNCDIAVQYHQEGLTQSMEMESFEQCQMLPSPSASPSHCSVTIKVEDFEGAIDRTDRPSPVSVLEPLFIEDDISPARTIRRPVEQEIQPRQIHFEEWRSSSDQGMCMQTSLNDEESAFEYVEAVLLGSGLVWDEYLLKWLSSSPILDSTLYDEVELFSSRSHHEQKLLFDCINEVLEEVCDRYFGCFLSMSSNKQSIRPVPTRMTLIQEIWEGVEWHLQQDPSPQSLDQLLNKDMAKSRKWIDVRLDIQHIGTEMEEAILDKLVEDTVSSFIYDDLKNGSLSSSADLIEVRKVDL
- the LOC113761449 gene encoding uncharacterized protein LOC113761449 isoform X2 — its product is MAKRSQRRRLRYEKDQTGCISGLISIFDFRHGRSTKKLLPDRRKGSRKAASAGSSQTGLVSPDSDGNCQDSEDGRESGIASVDTLKTSVKKLMEEEMVNEQDPNKQSSDSEMGHPEHGCHTRKDRQHRKKASKRSNDINICDLDVMKDLGTDKSGDQVDGQKTSDKIDFEIIMHLLHDHFDVPSDQASAVDEGKLSAAIKIFIDQNSSNIKHSRDNGQVQESTESMDALNRLSLEKDLLLKLLQDPNSLLVKQIKGLESAHLEKGLLHSNSLPRSGFVEDKLSHSKTDDLINHKQHRNFFRRRSKSQESFPSMGSDKCQSSSKIVILKPGPATLQQQNTEIHISTSMQFHNPEGVKIQGERSQFSFTEIKRKLKHAIRKERQGTSPDGITHRTLSEHQKRHDFEKGIGGENLGWRSPNRNHFYTERFAKPSINLNRDDKIGKPNDADPYTVKDTSVHTKSGVANIYLEAKKHLLEMLSSGHNDTELISQQLPKSLGRILSFSEYNSSANSSPRKGTEDSSVTTESTLFSHGGIEIANETTDQVDEENLRKPSSSLKYCSEIEPSTSNASLDQKVETPEASRSLSCVHHHTDLDGEALSSGGDVMVSEGATGFEETTKGDRECYENSNAAHESSSSYSTEDDQNCDIAVQYHQEGLTQSMEMESFEQCQMLPSPSASPSHCSVTIKVEDFEGAIDRTDRPSPVSVLEPLFIEDDISPARTIRRPVEQEIQPRQIHFEEWRSSSDQGMCMQTSLNDEESAFEYVEAVLLGSGLVWDEYLLKWLSSSPILDSTLYDEVELFSSRSHHEQKLLFDCINEVLEEVCDRYFGCFLSMSSNKQSIRPVPTRMTLIQEIWEGVEWHLQQDPSPQSLDQLLNKDMAKSRKWIDVRLDIQHIGTEMEEAILDKLVEDTVSSFIYDDLKNGSLSSSADLIEVRKVDL